The region CTATCGGCCATGTCAGGGACCGTCAAATGTTCGGGCCGTACGAAACTCCGCCCGCAGGGCAGTCGGGCAGGCGCCACGGCGCGAGCAACATCACGCTTCAGGGATACGACGCGGGCTCGACGGAGACGGCGGGGCGCGAGCGCACGGGCATCGGGAGTGTCTGGTACGAGTAATTCCCGTCCGCGGACTCCATCGCCCGGGGCGTGCTGGCCAGCGTGGCGCCGTGCTCGCGCTCCTCGAGCATGCGCAGGATGTCACGCTCGTCCATGTCGGTGACCATCTCGTAGACGACCTCGTGGTCCCGCCAGGTCACGATGTTGAAGCCCTGCGCGGAGTCCACCTCCACCGCGGGCAGCGCCTGAGGACGCGGGCTCGCCTCGTCCGGCACCACGAACACGCCGAGCCGACGGCTGGGGCCTCCCTCGTCGGGGAGCGTCTCGTAGCTGATGTAAGCGACTTCGCGGCCATTCAGGATGGAGATGCGCCCGCCCAGCGGCTTCGCGCGAGGCAGCTGCGGCAGCGCGACGCGAGGATCCACCGTGCCCTTGAACCACGTCTCCAGCTGCTCGGAGTTGGACGCCGTGACTTCGTAAGGCAGCGAACGCTTGAAGCGCAAGACCAGCTCGTCCTTCGCCAGCCGCTCGCGCTTGCCCGCCTGATACGCGGACCAGCCGCTGGTCACCGTCACCACCACCAGCGCGACGGCGCCCGCGCGCAGCCAGACCCCATATTGCGCGCGGCGGTGCTCCTGGTGGAGCCCCCGGGCGATGCCCGCGCGGAGCGAGGCCGGGGCCTGCATCCGCTGGACGGAGTGTCTCGCGGCTCGCCGGAGGGCGAGCTGCATGTGCTGCTCTTCCTCCACGCGGCGCTGACATC is a window of Myxococcus guangdongensis DNA encoding:
- a CDS encoding anti-sigma factor family protein, whose translation is MTCQELERLLYPYLDGEFQPEERVDLESHLSACAGCQRRVEEEQHMQLALRRAARHSVQRMQAPASLRAGIARGLHQEHRRAQYGVWLRAGAVALVVVTVTSGWSAYQAGKRERLAKDELVLRFKRSLPYEVTASNSEQLETWFKGTVDPRVALPQLPRAKPLGGRISILNGREVAYISYETLPDEGGPSRRLGVFVVPDEASPRPQALPAVEVDSAQGFNIVTWRDHEVVYEMVTDMDERDILRMLEEREHGATLASTPRAMESADGNYSYQTLPMPVRSRPAVSVEPASYP